One stretch of Plasmodium yoelii strain 17X genome assembly, chromosome: 5 DNA includes these proteins:
- a CDS encoding methionine--tRNA ligase, putative produces the protein MILYPNKYLLSGTLKCMLAAHIYKLPVELSDDFFFTRTFEVDKSLIVNKKPLLIYENKFISSTNAICFLFHRLKNKGINTKGLDDKLRLYLTWIEWSDILEKNIERLNKKKIIESLDLLESYLSENKNKKFICDEVDQIKREDECSETDQNQKNDICGITLADIYVYTSLKYSNIVICNESWSHINNYIERIHNLEDVQKVVETVEKVHKLKNIYSLFISKVCEKNINDHVKNDNFYITTAISYVNGEPHIGHAYEIILADAIARYHRNLGRDIFFTTGADEHGLKIANQALRNNMTPQELCDLNVIKFKKLNKDLHTTEDYYVRTTADIHKKIAQSIWMKCVENGDIYLGEYEGWYNVREETYIPENEAKLMNYIDPLNNVKLEKMKEPSYFFRMSKYQDRLLQYIHDNPDFIQPEKNRNEILQRLKEPLEDLSCSRTKFTWGIPVPNDPKHVMYVWMDALINYYSSCFINNQEKVKYWPADIHIIGKDIVWFHAVIFPTILMSANIELPKCVFSHGFVLAGDGKKMSKSLKNVIDPKEIIESYGSDAFRFHVVKESKRGYDMRFDVDNLVDMCNSDLADTIGNLVQRTLSLCILSNNAKIPPLYDDIDIDLPFCMLHFINRIEYYMKNFHIHKFCEKTVNVCKDLNKFLTDLAPWKYKEESEKNKKLHIIRLMLESIYFIAHYIDIVVPMIASNIFSQLNTPKKKIVDLNPWLNNLQEGVIINNDNVLFKKFEVETAKIKIQKVIMKLSKVIKVIEHGELKNSTIYEIETDDGKYIALLNLPHNENHINTLTVAIMNIKPLTINNITVTAIIPHVHKEIFKFHPDENIPVGTLVHAQNYKTLVKQRDNLTKKEINSLQLSIINKNCFYEKNIPLVFASSDNPFYHATQTSGVLNFF, from the coding sequence ATGATTTTGTATCCAAATAAGTACTTACTATCCGGCACATTAAAATGTATGCTGGCAGCtcacatatataaattaccGGTAGAGCTAAGtgatgatttttttttcactcgTACATTTGAAGTTGATAAAAGTCTGATAGTAAATAAGAAGCCACTACTTATATAtgaaaacaaatttataagtTCCACAAATgcaatatgttttttatttcatcgattaaaaaataaaggtaTAAACACAAAAGGTTTAGATGACAAACTACGTTTATATTTGACATGGATTGAATGGAGTgatatattagaaaaaaatattgaacgcttgaataaaaaaaaaataatcgaAAGTTTAGATTTGTTAGAGTCTTATTTGAGTGagaataaaaacaaaaaatttatatgtgATGAAGTTGATCAAATAAAAAGAGAGGATGAATGTAGTGAAACAGAtcaaaatcaaaaaaatgatatatgtGGAATTACATTAGCAGATATCTATGTATATACATCTCTGAAATATTCGAATATTGTTATATGCAATGAAAGCTGGTCACATATAAACAATTATATAGAAAGGATACATAATTTGGAAGATGTACAAAAAGTAGTAGAAACCGTTGAAAAGGttcataaattaaaaaatatatatagtttatttatatcaaaagtttgtgaaaaaaatattaatgatcatgtaaaaaatgataatttttatataactaCTGCTATTAGCTATGTAAATGGTGAGCCACATATAGGACATGCATATGAAATCATATTAGCTGATGCAATAGCTAGATATCACAGAAATTTAGGAagagatatattttttacaaccGGTGCGGATGAGCATGGATTAAAGATAGCAAATCAAGCATTAAGAAATAACATGACACCACAAGAATTATGTGACctaaatgtaataaaatttaaaaaattaaataaagatttaCATACTACTGAAGATTATTATGTTCGAACAACTGCAGACATTCATAAAAAGATTGCACAATCTATATGGATGAAATGTGTGGAAAATGGTGATATATATTTAGGTGAATATGAAGGATGGTATAATGTTCGAGAAGAGACATATATACCCGAAAATGAAGCTAAATTAATGAATTATATTGATCCACTAAATAATgtaaaattagaaaaaatgaaagaacCATCGTATTTTTTTAGGATGTCTAAATATCAAGATAGATTGTTACAGTATATACATGATAATCCAGATTTTATACAACcagaaaaaaatagaaatgaaatattacaACGATTAAAAGAGCCATTAGAAGATTTGTCTTGTAGTAGGACAAAATTCACTTGGGGTATTCCTGTCCCAAATGATCCAAAACATGTAATGTATGTATGGATGGATGCATTAATAAATTACTATTCGAGTTGCTTTATAAATAATCAAGAAAAAGTTAAATATTGGCCAGCAGATATTCATATAATAGGAAAAGATATTGTATGGTTTCACGCCGTAATTTTCCCAACAATTTTAATGTCTGCAAATATAGAGTTACCTAAATGTGTATTTTCACATGGTTTTGTGTTAGCTGGTGATGGTAAAAAAATGTCGAAATCTTTAAAAAACGTGATCGATCCAAAAGAAATTATAGAATCATATGGGTCAGATGCGTTTCGATTTCATGTAGTAAAAGAATCTAAAAGAGGGTATGATATGAGATTTGATGTAGATAATTTAGTGGATATGTGTAACTCTGATTTAGCTGATACAATAGGGAATTTAGTACAACGAACATTATCACTTTGcattttatcaaataatgCAAAAATCCCACCTTTATATGATGATATAGATATTGATTTGCCATTCTGTATGCTCCATTTTATTAACAGAATAgaatattatatgaaaaatttcCATATTCATAAATTTTGTGAGAAAACAGTAAATGTTTGTAaagatttaaataaatttttaaccGATTTGGCCCCAtggaaatataaagaagaatcagaaaagaataaaaaattacatattATAAGATTAATGTTAGAatctatttattttattgcaCATTATATAGACATAGTTGTCCCAATGATAGCATCAAACATATTTAGTCAATTAAATACACcgaaaaagaaaattgtgGATTTAAATCCATGGCTAAACAATTTGCAAGAAGgtgtaataattaataatgataatgttttatttaaaaaatttgaagTAGAAACTGCtaagataaaaatacaaaaagttATTATGAAACTATCTAAAGTTATTAAAGTTATAGAACATggtgaattaaaaaattcaacTATTTATGAAATTGAAACAGATGACGGAAAATATATAGCTCTTCTAAATTTACCACATAATGAAAATCATATTAATACACTAACAGTAGCTATTATGAATATAAAGCCTCTTaccataaataatataacagTAACTGCTATAATTCCACATGTACATAAagaaatttttaaatttcatCCAGACGAAAATATACCCGTTGGTACTTTAGTACATGCgcaaaattataaaacttTAGTTAAACAAAGGGataatttaacaaaaaaagagATTAACTCATTGCAGCTctcaataattaataaaaattgtttttatgaaaaaaatatcccATTAGTTTTTGCTTCCTCTGATAATCCATTTTATCACGCAACTCAAACCTCAGGTGTcctcaattttttttag
- a CDS encoding U2 snRNA/tRNA pseudouridine synthase, putative, whose product MYLPYIENHGIEYLIRKNIHNLEGINGKVKTIFEDFHVHEITKNNVILHLDEIINKDKINQILEDKEKRDETNIFQNISNSDLCIQHFKKYINESDQNVFKKFLNILHQIYLLKQKKEQKNEDEQSEVENNKIESSNIEPFQKSKRKFTIPYCVLTKFDDPTLYEYNDQTNGDQNSKSNDILSVDEKKKIARKNIHNAINKYCPFLLTETKTVTKLDTVISHGNILSDHITDHLNESDTYEHLNHQINTDPQIQSEHKENDKKPFTIIEVYPNFNCLKIITPPEIFDKLKSNAKKLRSNKNDDFENVILEGLEKLKDISKDKNKQNNHDIKISMEKKNEYHNDINHQKDTHLNLFQDNQLGSCYDSIINDDGKCDNFSNNSVRKKRKINELSNEEKFIPILSNTNNLDSQKADQVSKSEKNIYAEIGIDTTVPIIKEETEKIEMKEENKHNCLKNDNNSYTIPQEKEGRCLSSDNFIDKINKMRGEKRSIKRDKKYLHFNLYKENKDICEILKKLKINLKKNNSDISYCGIKDKRGITIQKFCIQKIKKEDIYKMLINNNNWCNNVYLSNLEYKKNKLSLGYLKGNFFKILIRGVNNNEDEKIKFHNLFEILKNFGFINYYGHQRFGSKKIKNYQIGISILKKNYKQALFLIIENTDLDSEKKKTLMDYLDKVEKEFIQSNDIIHKSENESKNESENKNDRSNVELNEIGPIDPNSGLKPDNDTQILNSNSDKPIKIATIKNEKNFEKKKKKYQKNNDHLNRFLNKKKNEKNIIPNEIEEIINSISNNSHVEKIILGSLKNNHNFKNAFMNIPKDIFSLFIHATQSLIFNILVNIRMNKFGFKIVIGDLVQLSHKGNYGTELKSPDGVNSDYTYDSMSESETNYSDKKLNDSSLNNEIDFDETKIIIITEENISQYNIYDVVLPLPGDKNTLFPSNLIDEYKKVLESFELSFDHFKSDKHLFNASGGYRKIVVKPSNLHSVFIKADLTKKNTIPIIKGDLYNLINHKNDQSEQTYDQQLDQNIVFTNSSLYHDHLIKEIPNYQEMSSIFLTCSLPKSSYITVALMEIIK is encoded by the coding sequence ATGTATTTACCTTATATTGAGAATCATGGAATTGAATATCTGATTaggaaaaatatacataatctCGAAGGTATAAATGGTAAAGTAAAAACAATTTTCGAAGATTTTCATGTTCAcgaaataacaaaaaataacgTTATTCTACATTTGGATGAGATAATAAATAAGGATAAAATTAATCAAATTTTAGAAGACAAAGAAAAGCGTGATGaaacaaatatttttcaaaatataagtaATTCAGATTTATGTATtcaacattttaaaaaatatataaatgaatcTGATCAAAATGTTTTCAAAAagtttttgaatattttgcaccaaatatatttactaaaacaaaaaaaagaacaaaaaaatgaggaTGAACAGTCCGAGGTAGAAAACAATAAAATCGAATCTTCAAATATTGAACCTTTTCAAAAATCAAAAAGAAAATTCACAATTCCATATTGTGTTTTAACAAAATTTGATGATCCTACTTTATACGAATATAATGATCAAACCAATGGGGATCAAAATAGCAAATCAAATGATATTCTATCAgttgatgaaaaaaaaaaaatcgcaagaaaaaatatacataatgctataaacaaatattgtccttttttattaactGAAACAAAAACTGTTACTAAATTGGATACAGTTATATCTCatggaaatatattaagCGATCATATAACAGACCATTTAAATGAATCAGATACATACGAACACTTAAATCATCAAATTAATACTGATCCTCAAATCCAAAGTGAgcataaagaaaatgataaaaaaccTTTTACAATCATAGAAGTTTATCCCAATTTTAATTGtcttaaaattattacacCCCCTGAGAtatttgataaattaaaGTCGAATGCTAAAAAATTACGTTCTAATAAAAATGACGATtttgaaaatgttattttAGAAGgattagaaaaattaaaagatattagtaaggataaaaataaacaaaataatcacgatataaaaatatccatggaaaaaaaaaacgaataccataatgatataaatcaTCAGAAAGATActcatttaaatttatttcaagATAACCAATTGGGGTCATGTTATGATAGCATAATTAATGATGATGGTAAATGTGATAATTTTTCAAACAACTCGGTCAGAAAAAAACGTAAAATAAACGAACTatcaaatgaagaaaaatttATTCCTATATTGAGTAACACCAATAACTTAGATAGCCAAAAAGCAGATCAAGTAAgtaaaagtgaaaaaaatatctaCGCAGAAATTGGGATCGATACAACTGTTCCtataataaaagaagaaacggaaaaaatcgaaatgaaagaagaaaataaacataattgCTTAAAAAACGACAATAATAGTTACACAATCCCTCAGGAAAAGGAAGGACGATGCTTAAGTAGTGACAACTTTATAGATAAGATTAACAAAATGAGAGGAGAAAAAAGAAGCATAAAAagagataaaaaatatttacattttaacctgtataaagaaaataaagatatatgcgaaatattgaaaaagttaaaaataaatttaaaaaaaaataattctgaTATATCTTATTGTGGAATTAAGGACAAAAGAGGAATAACAATACAAAAATTTTgcatacaaaaaataaaaaaagaagacatatataaaatgttgattaataataacaattggTGTAATAATGTTTATCTATCcaatttagaatataaaaaaaacaaattatctTTAGGATATTTAAAAGgaaattttttcaaaattttaattaGGGGAGTAAATAACAAtgaagatgaaaaaataaaatttcataacctttttgaaattttaaaaaattttggaTTTATTAATTACTATGGCCATCAAAGATTTGGcagtaaaaaaattaaaaattatcaaattggtatttctattttaaaaaaaaactacaAGCAAGCCCTTTTTCTTATCATTGAAAATACGGATTTGGATTCTGAGAAAAAGAAGACATTGATGGACTATCTGGATAAGGTGGAGAAGGAATTTATTCAATCTAACGATATTATCCATAAAAGTGAAAATGAAAGTAAAAATGaaagtgaaaataaaaatgatagaTCAAATGTCGAGCTAAATGAAATAGGACCCATTGATCCAAACTCAGGCCTAAAACCAGACAACGACACTCAAATTCTGAACTCGAATTCAGATAAACCAATAAAAATCGCcacaataaaaaatgaaaaaaatttcgaaaaaaaaaaaaaaaaataccagAAAAATAATGATCATTTAAATCGTTTTCTtaacaaaaagaaaaacgaaaaaaatataatacctAATGAAATAGAAGAAATAATCAATTCGATATCAAACAATTCTCAtgttgaaaaaattatattagggtcattaaaaaataatcacaattttaaaaatgcatttatgaatataccaaaagatatattttcgTTGTTTATACATGCAACGCAAagtttaatttttaatattttagtTAATATAAGAATGAACAAATTTGGATTTAAAATTGTGATAGGTGATTTAGTTCAATTATCCCATAAAGGCAATTATGGAACTGAATTAAAGAGTCCCGATGGAGTAAATTCAGACTACACATATGACAGTATGAGCGAATCAGAAACAAATTATTCTGACAAAAAACTAAATGACTCAtctttaaataatgaaattgattttgatgaaacaaaaataattataataacagaagaaaatatttcccaatataatatttacgATGTCGTTTTACCTCTTCCTGGTGATAAAAATACACTTTTCCCTTCTAACTTAAttgatgaatataaaaaagtttTAGAATCTTTTGAATTATCATTTGATCATTTTAAATCAGAcaaacatttatttaatgcATCAGGAGGGTATAGAAAAATTGTAGTCAAACCATCTAATCTTCATTCAGTTTTTATTAAAGCGGATTTAACGAAGAAAAACACAATACCGATAATAAAAGGCGACTTATacaatttaataaatcataaaaatgaCCAAAGTGAACAAACATACGACCAACAACTTGAccaaaatattgtttttactAACAGCAGTTTATATCATGATCATCTAATTAAAGAAATACCAAATTATCAAGAAATGTcgtcaatttttttaacttgCTCTTTACCTAAATCTTCTTATATTACTGTTGCACTTATGGAAATAATCAAATAA
- a CDS encoding S-antigen, putative: protein MKNILSVFYIFLLLKILILDNNGVNSENTNVQSPCLRGGGENGNFKINTNKESEMYNVAKGEEEESGTEQEITEQITKEEPATEQITEQTPQEVTEPTTEPETEQTTEPATEQITEPATEQITEPTTEQTTEPATEPETEPETEPATEPETEPKTEPTTEQTTEQTTEQTTEQTTEPETEQTTEPAAEQTTEQTTEPETDQTTEPATEQITEPTTEQITEPTTEQITEPTTEPTTEQTTEQTTEPTTEQITEPETEPTTEPETEPTTEPATEPTTEPTTEPETEQITEQTTEPETKQITEQTPQEELIIEEITEQISEQISEQISEQIFEEILEEISEQTPQEETEQTTQEEPSDEQTTQEEPAAEQITQEEPTAEQTTQEEPTAEQTTQEEPTAEQITKEEPETEQITKEEPATEQTTQEEPNHETNADKSFKNITDVMNDDSNFDDVSSFFEEEISHHLKKIEEN from the coding sequence atgaaaaatattttgtctgttttttatatttttcttcttttgaAGATATTAATATTAGACAACAATGGCGTAAATAGCGAAAATACAAATGTACAGAGCCCATGTTTAAGGGGGGGTGGAGAAAACGGTaatttcaaaataaatacaaataagGAAAGTGAAATGTATAATGTCGCTAAAGGGGAAGAAGAGGAATCAGGAACTGAACAGGAAATAACTGAACAAATAACTAAGGAAGAACCCGCAACTGAGCAAATAACTGAGCAAACACCTCAAGAAGTAACTGAACCAACAACTGAACCAGAAACTGAACAAACAACTGAACCAGCAACTGAACAAATAACTGAACCAGCAACTGAACAAATAACTGAACCAACAACTGAACAAACAACTGAACCAGCAACTGAACCAGAAACTGAACCAGAAACTGAACCAGCAACTGAACCAGAAACTGAACCAAAAACTGAACCAACAACTGAACAAACAACTGAACAAACAACTGAACAAACAACTGAACAAACAACTGAACCAGAAACTGAACAAACAACTGAACCAGCAGCTGAACAAACAACTGAACAAACAACTGAACCAGAAACTGATCAAACAACTGAACCAGCAACTGAACAAATAACTGAACCAACAACTGAACAAATAACTGAACCAACAACTGAACAAATAACTGAACCAACAACTGAACCAACAACTGAACAAACAACTGAACAAACAACTGAACCAACAACTGAACAAATAACTGAACCAGAAACTGAACCAACAACTGAACCAGAAACTGAACCAACAACTGAACCAGCAACTGAACCAACAACTGAACCAACAACTGAACCAGAAACTGAACAAATAACTGAGCAAACAACTGAACCAGAAACTAAACAAATAACTGAGCAAACACCTCAGGAAGAACTAATAATTGAAGAAATAACTGAACAAATATCTGAACAAATATCTGAACAAATATCTGAACAAATATTTGAAGAAATACTTGAAGAAATATCTGAACAAACACCTCAAGAAGAAACTGAACAAACAACTCAGGAAGAACCATCAGATGAACAAACAACTCAGGAAGAACCAGCAGCTGAACAAATAACTCAAGAAGAACCAACAGCTGAACAAACAACTCAAGAAGAACCAACAGCTGAACAAACAACTCAAGAAGAACCAACAGCTGAACAAATAACTAAGGAAGAACCAGAAACTGAACAAATAACTAAGGAAGAACCAGCAACTGAACAAACAACTCAGGAAGAACCTAATCATGAAACGAATGCAGATAAATCATTCAAGAATATAACTGATGTAATGAATGACGATAGTAATTTTGATGAtgtatcatcattttttgaaGAAGAAATATCTCATCATTTGAAAAAGATTGaagaaaattaa
- a CDS encoding latency associated antigen, with translation MKTNLVFALFFLFISVCESNASLRGQSELNTSQEGKNAEHSQQKDSDVQPEGSTSITGNSDTLSGVGDGAVVGTGPGAGLGAGAGVPGGVAGVGGVPGGVGVGGVPGVPGTGGVPGAVVPGSPSSDSEIEEPQNVLTEITIESTENVQITEEELAVCEEIEESYDEMEEEEEETEEQIPENFEINIEEDEDEEEEEEEEEEEVEEEEQTSSTENPEAGEQGSTQTQESNGTNPESSTQTNTDENGQTIKKGTTGGAAPLINAISNDPINAESRNVVESKQEAKEIMKTLVTMFDDVDVFDEPVFDFSDDISQFLII, from the coding sequence atgaagactAATTTAGTTtttgctttattttttttgttcataagTGTGTGCGAATCCAATGCTAGTTTAAGAGGGCAATCTGAATTAAATACTTCACAAGAAGGGAAAAATGCCGAGCATAGTCAACAAAAAGATTCTGATGTACAACCTGAAGGATCTACATCTATAACTGGTAATAGCGACACCCTTTCTGGTGTTGGTGATGGTGCTGTTGTTGGTACTGGTCCTGGTGCTGGTCTTGGTGCTGGTGCTGGTGTCCCTGGTGGTGTTGCTGGTGTTGGTGGCGTCCCTGGTGGAGTTGGTGTTGGTGGTGTCCCTGGTGTTCCGGGTACTGGTGGTGTTCCTGGTGCTGTCGTTCCAGGAAGTCCTAGTTCAGATTCAGAAATTGAAGAACCACAAAATGTATTGACGGAAATAACAATAGAAAGCACTGAGAACGTTCAAATAACAGAAGAAGAATTAGCTGTATGTGAAGAAATTGAAGAAAGTTATGATGAAAtggaagaagaagaagaagaaacTGAAGAGCAAATACCAGAAAActttgaaataaatattgaagaagatgaagatgaagaagaggaagaagaagaagaagaggAAGAGGTCGAAGAAGAAGAGCAAACCTCATCAACAGAAAATCCCGAAGCAGGAGAACAAGGAAGTACGCAAACACAAGAATCAAATGGTACTAATCCTGAATCATCTACACAAACCAATACTGATGAAAATGGTCAAACTATAAAGAAAGGTACAACCGGAGGCGCAGCGCCTTTAATTAATGCCATATCTAACGATCCAATTAATGCAGAATCTAGAAATGTTGTTGAATCTAAACAAGAAGCTAAAGAAATAATGAAAACCTTAGTTACTATGTTTGACGATGTCGATGTATTTGATGAACCTGTATTTGATTTCTCAGATGATATTTCACAATttcttattatataa
- a CDS encoding retinitis pigmentosa GTPase regulator protein, producing MKKTINVAIFLALISLHIENNLVSTEVTNKRGNLRNGSNFMDLFSLNKNDDLENEDNENKQIQGNSDDLQKPESDDNPSGDDSLKGDTGGTGQEPGKQTTSGDSSLLPSVPGKPTVEQSEDSKLKEKKGKKGEGNPGDGDSVSGDEEEDEDEDDDDDDDDDDEEEEEDGTTEEEGSADKTKGKDKAQQNGEEGETGKQGKTGKQGEDGSLSVEDGGSVQGPKAPEVPKAPEVPEAPKVGPQAASKSPAGTEVGSKEELGTGLGTGTKVETGTGEEEKKAGQVSKVGTDTDQGAGTEEVTEPGTEDNAGKEKKVQGEGLGGGGTPGSESDPKTKGDVEGQKDDKSKEEKRTDEAPANPPKKEGDGSDPSKLPQKVKEEPPNKDSEDERETQHTKQDSPGQLPAQPPVDKQPPTNQQPSVNQPSPVEQHQSTENPTSLSNTNVPRTGEGNSIQQENRSPNVADRPPTKTSGVENRPMIIELEVSSDASNFILDNDETEEEHDEEPEEEEAEEETDENLQDILEDIEEGEDEEDMEDDDENETLEEESNEVTRETSSGGDERPNVTDEASPTEGETTAQENNSDNSRTNENSTTESTNAEQKNKKPPKPQNEVIVNISASSDYKEEIKQKKDADQFVKDAFSFLNEKDDENGNIDVSDLSKDMLQFVLS from the coding sequence atgaaaaaaacaatcaACGTAGCCATCTTTCTAGCCCTTATTAGTCttcatatagaaaataacTTAGTATCCACTGAAGTTACAAATAAACGGGGGAATTTGCGAAATGGCTCTAATTTTATggatttattttcattaaataaaaatgatgatttagaaaatgaagacaatgaaaataaacaaattcaAGGAAATTCTGATGATCTCCAAAAGCCTGAATCAGATGACAATCCTTCTGGAGATGATTCATTAAAGGGAGATACAGGTGGCACAGGTCAAGAACCTGGAAAACAAACTACATCTGGTGATAGCTCATTATTGCCCTCTGTTCCAGGGAAACCTACGGTAGAACAAAGTGAAGATAgcaaattaaaagaaaaaaagggGAAAAAAGGAGAAGGGAATCCTGGAGATGGGGATTCTGTAAGTGGAGACGAAGAAGAAGACGAAGACGAAGATGACGACGACGACGACGATGACGATGacgaagaagaagaagaagatggAACAACAGAAGAAGAAGGTTCTGCAGATAAAACAAAAGGAAAAGACAAAGCACAACAAAATGGAGAAGAAGGGGAAACTGGAAAGCAAGGGAAAACTGGAAAGCAAGGGGAAGATGGATCATTGTCAGTAGAAGACGGAGGGTCAGTACAAGGGCCAAAAGCACCAGAAGTACCAAAAGCACCAGAAGTACCAGAAGCACCAAAAGTAGGACCACAAGCAGCATCAAAATCACCAGCAGGGACAGAAGTAGGATCAAAAGAAGAATTGGGAACAGGATTAGGAACCGGGACAAAAGTAGAAACAGGAACAggtgaagaagaaaaaaaggCAGGACAAGTATCAAAAGTAGGAACAGACACAGATCAAGGAGCAGGAACAGAAGAAGTAACAGAACCAGGAACAGAAGATAATGcaggaaaagaaaaaaaagtacaAGGAGAAGGATTGGGAGGAGGAGGGACACCAGGATCTGAATCAGACCCCAAAACTAAAGGGGATGTAGAAGGTCAAAAAGATGATAAAtcaaaagaagaaaaaagaaCTGATGAAGCACCTGCTAATCCGCCGAAGAAAGAAGGCGACGGATCAGATCCATCAAAATTACCACAAAAAGTGAAAGAAGAACCACCAAATAAAGACAGTGAAGATGAAAGAGAAACACAACATACGAAACAGGATTCTCCAGGTCAACTTCCAGCCCAACCTCCAGTAGATAAACAGCCTCCAACAAATCAACAACCTTCAGTAAATCAACCATCGCCAGTAGAGCAACATCAATCAACTGAAAATCCTACTAGTTTATCAAATACAAACGTTCCACGTACGGGGGAAGGAAATAGTATTCAACAAGAAAATAGATCTCCAAATGTTGCAGATAGACCACCTACAAAAACATCTGGTGTAGAAAATCGGCCAATGATAATAGAACTAGAAGTATCATCTGATGCTAGTAATTTTATTCTTGATAATGATGAAACAGAAGAGGAACATGACGAAGAACCTGAAGAAGAAGAAGCTGAAGAAGAAACAGATGAAAATTTACAGGATATATTAGAAGATATAGAAGAAGGTGAGGATGAAGAAGATATGGAagatgatgatgaaaatgaaacaTTAGAAGAAGAATCCAATGAAGTAACAAGGGAAACATCATCTGGGGGAGATGAAAGACCAAACGTAACAGACGAAGCATCCCCTACAGAGGGAGAAACAACTGCACAAGAAAACAATTCAGACAATTCAAGAACTAATGAAAATAGTACAACTGAATCAACAAATGctgaacaaaaaaataaaaaaccaCCAAAACCCCAAAATGAGGTCATTGTTAATATATCGGCTTCTAGTGATTATAAAGAAGagattaaacaaaaaaaggaTGCTGATCAATTTGTGAAAGATGCTTTTAGTTTTCTTAACGAGAAAGATGatgaaaatggaaatatCGATGTTAGTGATTTATCAAAGGATATGCTTCAATTTGTTTTGAGCTAA